Proteins co-encoded in one Polynucleobacter sp. MWH-UH19D genomic window:
- a CDS encoding N-acetylneuraminate synthase family protein: MNYSFNRNNKVFIVAEIGNNHEGSFDLALEMVEAAAKTGVDAVKFQTFIPAKYVSSEDSVRLERLNKFKLSNEQYLQIAKRAEELGIVFFSTPFDLESAAFLNKIQPIFKISSGDNNFFPLIEEVASYKKPTIISSGLADLGALKYLVDFWHGIGGRDENLIIMHCVSSYPVPVDQANLRAISTLKNIFPNLIIGYSDHTLGIQACVLAVAAGAGVIEKHFTLSKNQSDFRDHQLSADPLEMRSLVTQVREASILLGSGVKNLQPCEIDMVKLMRRSIAASHALNAGQLICKEDLTWVRPGNGFSVGRENEVIGKKILRDVIQGELITKDNLI, translated from the coding sequence ATGAACTATAGTTTTAATCGAAACAACAAAGTGTTTATTGTTGCTGAAATTGGTAACAATCATGAGGGTAGCTTTGATCTAGCGTTGGAGATGGTGGAGGCCGCCGCAAAAACAGGTGTTGATGCTGTTAAGTTCCAAACATTCATACCAGCAAAATATGTTTCAAGCGAAGATTCTGTTAGGCTAGAAAGACTTAATAAATTTAAGCTATCAAACGAGCAGTATCTACAGATTGCTAAAAGAGCAGAAGAATTAGGAATAGTATTTTTTTCAACTCCTTTTGATCTAGAAAGTGCTGCATTTCTAAATAAAATTCAACCGATTTTTAAAATTTCATCTGGAGATAATAATTTCTTCCCATTGATTGAGGAGGTGGCATCTTATAAGAAGCCAACAATAATTTCCTCTGGCTTGGCAGATTTAGGTGCCTTAAAATATCTGGTTGATTTCTGGCACGGCATTGGAGGGAGGGATGAAAATTTAATTATCATGCATTGTGTCTCCAGCTATCCAGTCCCTGTTGATCAGGCAAATTTGCGGGCAATTTCAACCCTGAAAAATATTTTCCCAAATTTAATTATTGGATACTCGGATCATACCCTGGGTATCCAGGCTTGTGTTTTGGCTGTCGCAGCTGGTGCGGGAGTTATTGAGAAGCACTTTACCTTGAGCAAGAACCAGTCAGACTTTCGTGACCATCAACTATCTGCAGACCCTTTAGAAATGAGAAGCTTGGTAACTCAGGTTCGTGAAGCGTCAATTCTGTTGGGGAGTGGAGTAAAAAATTTGCAGCCTTGCGAAATAGATATGGTAAAGCTTATGAGGAGATCAATTGCTGCTTCTCACGCCCTTAATGCTGGACAATTGATTTGCAAAGAAGATTTAACATGGGTGAGGCCAGGTAATGGCTTTTCAGTTGGAAGGGAAAATGAGGTAATTGGTAAAAAAATTCTGCGAGATGTTATTCAGGGAGAGTTGATAACAAAAGATAATTTAATATGA
- the asnB gene encoding asparagine synthase (glutamine-hydrolyzing), translating to MLPNCHSGKQLAGYGPIQIIQNYGGLNMCGVAGYFGTNLISNARLESCKKLMERRGPDGNGYFYRKVGNDRNAQILHSRLRILDLDDRSNQPFLTDDDCLSFNGEIYNYLELRDRLKKSGVSFATDGDTEVLAKVIQKFGVDGLDQCEGMWAFAWLDESGLILSRDRFGEKPLYILKDETGLYFGSEPKFIFALIGHTLPVNKNHLLRYMVNGYKALYKSGDTFFEGLKEVPPGSVLKVDVHGVCVEQKYWVPKFNQQIDGMSFGDAVLNAREALINSVELRLRSDVPIAFCLSGGIDSNALIAIAKKYLNYDVHGYTIMNTDERYEEQEMVNASVNALQLRHTEVPINESDFLDNLRKLVKYHDSPVSTITYYAQWQLMEKIAEDGYKVSVSGTAADELFSGYFDHHNFYLASLKNYSDEQLLARKNWHEVVAPIVRNPFLQDADCFIKNPNLRDHIFLDAAVFLSYLNSPWFERFEEEEYSNIILRNRMNNELFHESVPVILHEDDLNAMYYSVENRSPFLDRRLFEVCQSIPTRHLIRNGRAKAVLREAVRGLTPDIILDNPRKVGFNAPILDYLDLNNPKIRSQILADSPIFQLIKRDSIEALLNKAHLPNSQSKFLFYFLNAKMFLEEFSAQGIL from the coding sequence TTGCTGCCCAACTGCCATTCAGGGAAACAACTCGCTGGATATGGACCCATTCAAATTATTCAGAATTATGGTGGCTTAAATATGTGTGGAGTTGCTGGTTACTTTGGAACCAATCTAATTTCCAATGCTCGACTTGAGAGTTGTAAAAAGCTTATGGAGAGAAGGGGGCCTGATGGAAATGGCTACTTTTATAGAAAAGTTGGTAATGATAGAAATGCTCAAATATTACATTCTCGATTGAGAATCCTAGATCTAGATGATCGATCTAATCAGCCATTTTTAACTGATGACGATTGCTTAAGTTTTAATGGTGAAATTTATAACTATTTAGAGTTGAGGGATAGATTAAAAAAGAGTGGTGTGTCGTTCGCTACCGATGGAGATACAGAAGTTCTGGCAAAAGTCATACAAAAGTTTGGTGTTGATGGCCTAGATCAATGTGAGGGTATGTGGGCATTTGCGTGGCTAGATGAGTCTGGACTGATTCTTTCTAGAGATCGTTTTGGGGAAAAGCCTCTCTATATCTTAAAGGATGAGACAGGACTTTATTTTGGATCAGAGCCTAAATTTATTTTTGCGCTCATAGGTCACACACTTCCAGTGAATAAAAACCATCTATTGAGATACATGGTTAACGGGTATAAAGCATTGTACAAAAGTGGCGATACATTTTTTGAGGGCTTAAAAGAGGTTCCGCCAGGCTCAGTATTAAAAGTGGACGTTCATGGTGTGTGTGTCGAACAAAAATACTGGGTGCCAAAATTCAATCAGCAAATAGACGGGATGTCATTTGGAGATGCGGTATTAAATGCTCGTGAAGCCCTTATTAACTCGGTCGAATTAAGGTTGAGATCTGACGTTCCCATAGCATTTTGTTTAAGTGGTGGGATTGATTCAAATGCATTAATTGCCATAGCTAAAAAATACTTAAATTACGATGTTCATGGTTACACAATTATGAATACGGATGAGCGCTATGAAGAGCAAGAAATGGTTAATGCTTCAGTAAATGCGTTACAACTTAGACATACTGAGGTCCCAATCAATGAAAGTGACTTTTTAGATAATTTGCGGAAATTAGTTAAGTATCACGATTCCCCAGTTTCCACAATTACATATTATGCGCAGTGGCAGTTGATGGAAAAAATTGCTGAAGATGGTTATAAGGTTTCAGTATCTGGAACAGCTGCGGATGAATTATTTAGTGGTTATTTTGACCATCATAATTTCTACTTAGCTTCGCTAAAAAATTATTCGGATGAGCAATTATTGGCTCGCAAAAATTGGCACGAGGTTGTGGCGCCTATAGTTCGAAATCCTTTCCTGCAAGATGCAGATTGTTTTATTAAAAATCCTAATTTGAGAGACCATATTTTTTTAGACGCAGCAGTCTTTCTTTCATATTTGAATTCACCTTGGTTTGAGAGATTCGAAGAAGAGGAATATAGCAATATTATTTTACGAAACCGAATGAATAATGAGTTGTTTCATGAATCGGTGCCGGTTATTCTGCATGAGGACGATTTGAATGCAATGTATTACTCGGTAGAGAATCGCTCTCCGTTTTTGGATAGAAGATTATTTGAAGTTTGTCAATCAATTCCTACTAGACATTTAATACGTAATGGAAGAGCAAAGGCAGTTCTGCGTGAGGCTGTCAGAGGTTTGACTCCCGATATTATTTTAGATAATCCTAGGAAAGTTGGCTTTAATGCTCCAATTTTGGATTATCTAGACTTGAATAATCCAAAAATTAGAAGTCAAATTCTTGCAGATAGCCCAATTTTTCAGTTGATAAAGCGCGATTCTATAGAGGCTTTATTAAATAAAGCGCATTTGCCAAACAGTCAAAGTAAATTCCTCTTTTATTTTTTAAATGCAAAAATGTTCCTTGAGGAATTTTCCGCGCAAGGTATATTATGA
- a CDS encoding polysaccharide deacetylase family protein, with protein MTPNIAPSNICEFLHKDNLVIFLFHGVIKKQIHSVRNYTMKHIEGELFDEYMGKLAHQGSPISMNMVLDHLDKKKPFSPGSFAITFDDGFENNISVAAPILEKYNIPAMIYLTTDFIQNNRMSWIDRIEYAVQKTKKSKITLQVNDNTYPLNHVDEKINFLRVVRELVKKTPTCNPNLFAHQVCSDLGFPSNISSDDPLDLKLSWDQIQKIHKDNGLLSFGGHSHTHPILSFLSSDDLSYELDRSISLMKHMADIDSTHYSYPEGLAHCYSDEVIRELKQRGVRCCPTAIQGNNSLDMDPFKLFRIMVA; from the coding sequence ATGACGCCAAATATCGCTCCATCAAATATATGTGAATTCCTGCACAAGGACAATCTCGTTATTTTTTTATTTCATGGGGTAATCAAAAAACAAATACATTCAGTTCGCAACTACACAATGAAGCATATAGAGGGAGAATTATTTGATGAGTATATGGGTAAACTAGCGCATCAGGGAAGTCCAATATCCATGAATATGGTTTTAGATCATTTAGATAAAAAGAAACCGTTTTCGCCAGGCTCCTTTGCCATAACTTTTGACGATGGTTTTGAAAATAATATAAGTGTGGCAGCACCAATATTGGAAAAATATAATATTCCAGCTATGATTTACTTGACTACTGATTTTATTCAAAATAATCGAATGTCTTGGATTGATCGAATTGAGTATGCCGTACAGAAAACCAAAAAAAGTAAAATTACTTTGCAAGTGAATGATAATACTTATCCCCTGAATCATGTTGATGAAAAAATTAATTTTTTAAGAGTCGTTAGAGAGTTAGTAAAAAAAACACCAACCTGCAACCCTAATTTATTTGCACATCAAGTATGTTCTGACCTTGGATTTCCTAGCAATATTAGCTCTGATGATCCGTTGGATTTAAAGTTATCATGGGATCAAATTCAGAAAATTCATAAAGATAATGGATTATTGAGTTTTGGGGGGCATAGCCATACGCATCCTATATTAAGTTTTCTTTCTTCAGATGACTTAAGTTATGAGTTAGATAGAAGTATTTCACTAATGAAACATATGGCCGATATTGATTCAACTCACTATTCTTATCCTGAGGGCTTGGCTCATTGCTATTCTGATGAAGTTATACGTGAGTTGAAGCAGCGGGGAGTTCGTTGCTGCCCAACTGCCATTCAGGGAAACAACTCGCTGGATATGGACCCATTCAAATTATTCAGAATTATGGTGGCTTAA
- a CDS encoding GNAT family N-acetyltransferase: MKTFDKDQWLSSILGKNVFQVDSKFASQLTPSHLPQGPALVMVKVPVSNIRDCKHLQGLNFFLVDTNIQLQKLRDKSGLLVNSMNVRFANPSDEEAILKIAANSFTYDRFHGDPGIAHKTAEKIKVEWAQNYFRGSRGDWMVVAEDGGIVSGFLQLLHGQDGVLIIDLIAVGANYRHKGVAQKMIGFAIQNCEAKIDIVKVGTQIANLPSISLYLKMGFYITSAHYIFHCHL, encoded by the coding sequence ATGAAAACTTTCGATAAGGATCAATGGCTAAGCTCAATTTTGGGGAAGAATGTATTTCAAGTTGACTCTAAATTCGCATCGCAACTAACTCCTTCACACTTGCCACAAGGCCCAGCGCTTGTGATGGTAAAAGTACCTGTCAGCAATATTCGGGATTGCAAACATTTACAGGGACTTAATTTTTTTCTAGTAGACACTAATATCCAGTTGCAAAAATTACGTGATAAAAGCGGTTTATTAGTGAATAGTATGAATGTAAGATTTGCAAATCCCTCTGATGAGGAGGCGATTTTAAAAATCGCAGCTAACTCATTTACCTATGATAGGTTTCATGGCGATCCTGGTATAGCGCACAAAACTGCTGAAAAAATAAAGGTAGAGTGGGCCCAGAATTACTTCAGGGGGTCTCGAGGTGACTGGATGGTTGTGGCAGAGGATGGTGGCATTGTTTCTGGTTTTTTGCAGCTATTACATGGTCAAGACGGTGTGCTTATAATCGACCTCATTGCAGTGGGTGCGAATTATCGCCATAAAGGAGTCGCCCAAAAGATGATTGGGTTTGCAATCCAAAATTGTGAAGCAAAGATTGATATTGTAAAAGTGGGTACTCAGATTGCAAATCTCCCCTCAATTTCTCTATATCTCAAAATGGGGTTTTATATTACCTCTGCACACTATATTTTTCATTGCCACCTATAA
- a CDS encoding formyltransferase family protein: MKKIVILTTETIHHAFFVKELSSSFGEISVYCEKSKGNLFPFKTSHPFEIRRDEFELNKWFFGKKISIADIALVKSFDSLNSPQAIEALSKEEAVVVIAFGVGRLGKEIINLFPGKIFNLHGGDPALYRGLDSHLWAIYHHDFSSLVTTLHRLDLELDTGNIVMQGDIKISRGMAIESLRSVNTELCITMALTLIDCASKLREVPSRKLLHLGRYYSAMPTELKEICVGRFEQYSQQVV; the protein is encoded by the coding sequence ATGAAAAAAATAGTTATTCTGACCACTGAAACCATACACCATGCTTTTTTTGTAAAAGAGCTTTCCAGTTCTTTTGGTGAAATTTCTGTTTATTGTGAAAAGTCAAAAGGAAATTTATTTCCATTTAAAACAAGTCATCCATTTGAAATACGCCGAGATGAATTTGAATTGAATAAGTGGTTTTTTGGAAAAAAAATTTCCATCGCCGATATAGCACTTGTTAAGTCATTCGATTCTTTAAATAGCCCTCAGGCAATCGAAGCTCTATCAAAAGAGGAGGCTGTCGTCGTAATTGCATTCGGGGTTGGACGTTTGGGAAAGGAAATTATTAATTTATTTCCCGGAAAAATATTTAATCTACATGGTGGCGACCCGGCTCTATATCGTGGATTAGATAGTCATTTATGGGCTATATATCATCATGATTTTTCTTCCCTTGTTACAACACTGCATCGTCTGGACTTGGAATTAGACACAGGAAATATTGTAATGCAGGGGGACATTAAAATTTCTCGAGGAATGGCAATCGAGTCTCTTAGATCTGTAAATACTGAATTATGTATAACGATGGCACTTACCTTAATCGATTGTGCTTCAAAACTTCGTGAGGTACCCAGTCGAAAATTATTACATCTTGGCAGATATTATTCCGCCATGCCAACAGAGCTCAAGGAAATATGCGTAGGAAGATTTGAACAATATTCTCAGCAAGTAGTATAA